The genomic interval TCCGGGATTTAAAACCAATATTCCACAGGGTGCTTTTTACATTTTCCCCGACGTAAGCTGGTATTTCAGGAAAACCAATGGTAATTTTACGATTAATAACGCCGGTGATCTTTGCAATTTCCTGCTCAATAATGCCCATGTAGCATTGGTTTCGGGAGAAGCTTTCGGCGATCCTGCCTGCATCCGGTTTTCATATGCCACTTCCAACGACCGACTGATTGAAGCAGCAGCAAGAATCAAAAAAGCACTGGCAGAATTCAAATAGATTATTAAAAAAAATAACAAATGGTTAGCAACGAACAGATTCGGGAAATTTTTGCACGGTTTTCCAGGCAAAAAGCACTTATTATCGGTGACGTAATGGTTGACACCTATGTAAGAGGAAAGGTAGAACGTATCTCACCTGAAGCTCCTGTGCCTGTTTTAGCGGTAAGCCAGAGAGAAAATCTGCTTGGTGGTGCTGCAAATGTGGCACTGAATATAAAATCACTGGCAGCCACCCCTATTTTATGTTCCGTAGTAGGTAACGACGAGCAGGGTGATCTTTTCCTCTCACTTTTAGAAAAAGAAAATCTTCCCACAACATGTATTTGTCGTAGTAACCAGCGTTCAACCACTACAAAATTCCGGTTTATTGGCAACAACGCCCATTTGCTGCGCGTTGACGACGAAATGACCCACGATATTGCAGAAACCGACGAAAATATTCTTCTCGGAAAAATCCGGGATACCCTCGCCTCTTTACCTATAGACGTAGTTATTTTTCAAGATTATAACAAAGGTGTCATCACCCCCCGCATCATCAGTGAAGTAACAAAAATGGCAAAACGTTATGCTATTCCCATTACCGTTGACCCTAAAAAGAAAAATTTTACCGCCTACTGCGGGGTGTCTCTTTTCAAACCCAATCTGAAAGAACTGAAGGAAGGACTGAATATGGATGTCGGTGCCCGAAATTTTGCGCAACTGCAGCAGGCTGCACAAAAATTGCATCTTAACCAGCAGGTGGACAATGTGATGTTTACCCTTTCCGAGTCGGGTATCTTCATGAGCAGTAAACAACCAGATGCAAGCTGTGAAGCATTTACCATCCCCGCCCATTTGCGAAGTATAACCGATGTGTCGGGCGCCGGCGATACCGTTATCAGTGTGGCTTCACTATGCCTTGCCCAACAGGCTTCGCCATGGCTTACCGCCGCCCTTTCCAACCTTGCCGGAGGACTTGTTTGTGAATTTATAGGTGTTGTACCTGTTGATATTCAACGTATGCAAGAAGAAGCACTACAACTAAACCAGTAGTATCATTAACAAAAAAATAATGCCGGAGCATAATAAAAAAAACATCCCTGCAACCCATGAAACTATTTCGGAAGCCGGGGAGGATGTGTGCCGGATGTTCGACGAGATAGCGCCTCACTACGATTTTCTTAACCATTTTCTTTCGATGGGAATTGACCGTTGCTGGCGGAAAAAGGTGATAAAAGCTGCCAGAAATCACCATCCGCAAACCCTATTGGATGTTGCTGCCGGAACCGCCGACCTCACCATTGCGCTTGCCACACTGCCCGGTATCAGCATTACGGGTATTGATATTTCGGAAGCCATGCTTGCAGAAGGGAGAAAAAAAGTCAATCAGCGGCAACCCGACAAAAATATCATTCTTTTGCAAGGCGATAGTGAAAACCTTCCCTTTGCTGATGCAACATTCGACATGGTAACCGTAGCCTTTGGCGTTCGTAACTTTGAACACCTGGAAAAAGGGCTCGCCGAAATGCTGAGGGTTCTAAAAAAAGGAGGTCAATTGCTGGTACTTGAATTTTCAATGCCTGAAAAAACTCTTTTTAAACAACTGTACCATTTGTATTTTAAATATTTTGTTCCTTTTATCGGGGCAAAAATATCGGGACACCGGTTTGCCTACTCCTACCTGCCTGCAACTGTACAGAAGTTCCCAAAAAACGATACTTTTGTAAACATTTTACGCCAAATAGGGTTTACCAATGCAGCTTTCAAGCCTCTCACCTTTGGAATCGTCTGCCTGTATTCAGCCGAAAAATAAAAATAAAAAATTACCGTTACTAAATCCATAAACCAAATTTATCTTGAAAATACGACCTGCTATTCCCGTTTTCCTCGTTTTATTACTTCTTACGCCTTTTGCCCTCCGGGCACAAAAACATGGGGTACTCAATCAACCTGAATATGATGAACGACCTTATCATTTCGGGTTTCTACTGGCTATTAATCAGATGAATTTTACAGTAAAGACCAATGAAGGGCTAAGTAATGTACTTTACACCACACAACAGGCACCCGACATCTATTCCGATTCGGCAAGGCTGTTGGGAATAGAAGCCAACCCTTCGCTTGGTTTTACTATTGGCATCGTTTCCAATCTCCGGCTTGCCAAATATGCCGACCTGCGTTTTGTTCCATCACTTTCCTTTGGTGAACGGCAGATAGAATATTCAACACAAAATTATTCAGCCGGAGAAAGTAATCAAATCAAGCTGAGAAAAAGCATACAGACAAGCTATATCGAACTGCCTTTTCTTATAAAATATAAAGCCAAAAGGATAAATAATGTACGTCCTTATATCATTGGAGGTGTGGATTATACTATTGACCTTGCCACCCAGAAAAAAAAGAAAGATAATCCAAACAATGTTCAGGTTGATATTGTCCGTAACGACGTTCATGGAATTCTGGGCACCGGGTTCGACTTTTATAATTATTGGTTTAAATTAGGTATTGAACTCAAAATGGCGTACGGTTTCAACGATATTATCAAGCGGGAAAACAATATTTACACCGAAGGTATCGACAAGTTATCCTCCAAAATGTTCCAGATATCGTTTACTTTCGAATAAAACAATGCAAAAAGAACTGGAACTGGTCCTCAGTCCGGAAGAAGCTGCCGACGAAAACCAGATACGGCGGAAAGCCGCAAAGGTGCTACACATTCATCCGGAAAAAATCAACGTACTACATTTTCTTCGCCGTTCTGTTGATGCCCGCTCCTCTTCCATAAAAATAAAGCTGAAGATACTTGTCTTTTCCGGGGAAGACTTTCCTGAAGGACTAAAAATTCAGAAAAAAAACTATCCTGACGTAAGCAAAAGCAAACAGGTGATCATCGTGGGAACAGGTCCCGCCGGATTATTTGCAGCACTTACGCTTATTATGCACGGAATTAAGCCTGTGCTTATCGAACGAGGACGTAAAGTGCAATCCCGCAAAGCCGATATTGCCCTGCTTAACCGCAACCAATCGCTGAATCTGGATTCGAATTATTGCTTTGGCGAAGGAGGAGCCGGCACTTTTTCCGATGGAAAACTCTACACCCGTTCCACCAAGCGCGGCAACGTAAACGATATTCTCCGCACCTTTATTGAACACGGTGCCAACCCCGAAATCCTGTTCGATGCACATCCGCATATCGGGAGCGATAAACTCCCTGCCATCATCACCGCCATCCGTAATACCATACTTAATGCAGGGGGTATATTCCACTTCGACACCCGCATAACCGGTTTTTGTATTAAAAACCAGCGCATCACAGGAGTTACCGACAGCAAAGGCAACCTCTACGATGGTACTGCCGTTATTCTCGCTACCGGTCATTCAGCCTGCGATATCTACGAACTGCTTTACCATAACAACATTGTCATAGAAGCCAAACCGTTGGCTATGGGCGTAAGGGTAGAACACCCACAGACGCTCATTAACGAAATACAATACCATAGCCCGCAACATAGCCCACTATTACCCGCAGCCACTTACACTTTGGTGGAACAGGTTGACGGAAGAGGTGTTTTTTCATTTTGCATGTGTCCGGGAGGAACCATAGTTCCTGCCGCCACTGGTAACCAACAGATTGTGGTAAACGGCATGTCGAATTCGAGACGAAACTCTCCATATGCCAATTCTGGTATAGTGGTGGCAGTGGATATGCCCGACATCGCGGCATCGCAATTTTCAGGACCATTGGCAACGCTTCACTACCAACAGGAAGCTGAAAAACATGCTTTCGAGGCGGCAAACAACAACCAGGTTGCCCCTGCCCAACGCCTTACCGACTTCGTTTCTGGCAAATTATCATCTTCGCTACCCAACACTTCTTACCATCCGGGAGTTGTTTCCATGCCTGTACACGAACTGCTTCCCGAAGGTATTTCAGTTAGGTTGCAAAAAGCTTTCACGCTTTTCAATCGGAAGATGAAAGGCTTTCTCACCGGCGAAGCCCTTGTGGTAGCCATCGAATCACGTACCTCCTCCCCTGTTCGTATTCCCCGCAACGAAATCACCTTTGAACACGTACAGATAAAAAACCTTTATCCCTGCGGCGAAGGGGCAGGCTATGCCGGAGGCATTGTTTCCTCAGCCATTGACGGGGTAAACTGTGCGAAAGCTATTGCAACAAAAAGGTAGGTTTTTGTTTTTGCAACGTTCTTGACATTCTATTTGTCTAATCACTTAAATCAAATGAGTTTGCCCCAAGTGAAATTTATTTTCTCTATAAACTCTCCTCAGAGGCAATATTCTCAGAAATAGCATCATAATAATTTATTTTTCAGTTATTGGGTCTATTATTTTTAAAATTTCATCGGGCGTTAAATCTCTTCCTAATACATCATCAGATACATTTTGAATACTTTCAATAGCAAGAGGGTAGATTATTTTACTTGTTTTCATTGAAGTAAGATTCAATATGAAATAATTCTGTCGAAAATTTCAAGTTGTCTTATTTCATGGGTGTTATTTGTTATAGAATTTAAATAATTTGAAATAAATAACTCCTTTCCGGTTTGGCTGGAATTTTTATTTACGTTTCTCATACCATAGGATAAATCCCAACTAAAAATATTTGCAAATGAAAAGAGTTCCCGGATATACGGACTATCATCATAAGTTATCAGCCATTTATGGGTTGTATTTTTCATTACTTGAGAAAACCTTTCATGGTCAAATCCTTTATGAAGATTCCCATTTTTCCCGTATAAAGCAGACTTAGTTGCCGAAAAATAAGGGGGATCAAGAAAAATAAATACATTTTTGCCGTTTGCTTCTACAACTTCCTGATAATCGAAATTTGTAATTTTTGTATCAGGCAAAATTTTTGATAATTGTTTAACTCTTTCTATGCTTGATTCCGTATATCTTTTTTGGAAGGCTGCATTTGAAAAACCTCCACTTTCGGTTGTACCGGAAAAGGTAATCCTGTTGAACGCAAAAAAAGCAGCCGCTTTCTTTAAATCATCGAATTTGTCAATATTTGCATTTAAAAACACAAAAAGGTCTTTACCTTCTTTTGTTTCCCTTTTCCATGTTTTGATTTGTAATAAAAGTTCATCCGTTCTGTTTTTTGTTTCTTTCCAAAAAAGATATAAATTATTATAAATATCGTTTATCCAAAATTTTTTATTTGGAAAATTCTGTTTTAAATAAACAAAAACAGAACCACCACCAACAAAAGGTTCTCTGTATTCATCAAAATCGGGTATTAAAGTAGAAATCAAATTTACTGCTCTGCTTTTACCGCCGGGATATCTTAACGGGCTTTTTATCATTTTATACTTCTTCTATTAAAATTGTAAAATGATTTATTTTGCATTCTCTGAATAAATTTTTAATCAGCAACTCTTCTTTGTCAGTAAATTGATTAGCCATAAGAAATTGATTAATTTTTTCAAGGCTATCCTGAGATGAAATCTTATTTTTAATTTTTATTGATGTTAGCTTTAAAACCGGTTCAGGTATGTAGACTACGTCATTAACCATTACATTTTTAAGGTTACAATAAAGAATCATTTTTAACAAACCATCTTTTATATCACCTTTGCTTGGCAACTTAGCATTTACAGAATGTTTGTCCTCAATTAAGAATAATTGATTCTCTTTTATTTCGATTTCGTCTGTCGTAAAATAATATAATCCGCCAAGATAATTTTTAATGGTTATGGTAGCTTTGGTAGCTGTTGATAGAATTTCTTTGGGTTGGAACGTCTTTTGCTCTCTGTTTTGAGCATTCTTTGCTTTTTGACGAGACATTAATTTAAATTCGCTTACCCCATCAATAAATTGTTTTTTGAAAATTTCAATACCATTATTATTATGAAACTTAATACCTAACTTGGCTTCAATTTCAGAATAGGCATTTTTCACCTTGTCAATAAGAAATGGTAATGTATCATCAATTTCTTTTAGATTCCAATGCAATGCGGAACTATGATAATTGCTGATTTCAATAATCTTTTCTTTAATATAATCGTTGTCGAATTTTTGATTAGTTATTTTATGATCCCGAGTAGCGTGCTTCTCAGCTTTTTGATAATAAGCAAAAATTACATAAACATCTAAAAGACTCATTAGGGAAATGGTATCCCATTGAATAAAGTCTCTATCCCCTTTTAACCCCTCATCCTTAATAATTGGTATTACAGTTATTCTCTTGGGGACCCCAAGAGTATTATAAACCCTTTCGTAAGGATAAGAACGCGATCTTTTGGGGGAAACCCATTTTGAAATATTGTAACTATATTGTTTGTCGCTTATTAAACAATATGCCGGCATATTATTTATATCAAATTTTTCAAAAGAAATATCTTTTAAAGTATGGGCACAAAGAACCTGATATTGTATTCCTGTAATTTCAGCAAAAATGTTCATTTAATTAAATTTTAATTGGCACTAATTTCTTCTTTTCAATATATTCAAGACAAACATACCTATATTTTCCATTTTTTCTTTCAACTATTTCAAAAGAGTCCCCACTATTTGATTCATTTGATTGCAAATCAAAACCAACTTTAACTCTTATTATTTTTTCAAGATCACGAATTATTTCATAGCCGACAGAATTTCTATTAAGCTGTCTTGCTATTTTCATTGTGGTTCCACTACCCACAAATGGATCTAATACATTTTCTCCAACGTAAGAAAAAAGTTTTATTATCCGGTTCGGGAGTTCGTCAGGAAATGCTGCAATGCCTTTTTCCAATGGTGATCCAGGTAATACATTTGTCATTTCCCATAATGTCTTATGCCACCCTTTTTCTTGAAAAACTTTTTTATCAATACGGGATAATTCTTTTTTTTCTTGTTTTATAGAACGATAGTCAAATTTTCCCTTCTGAAAGATGAGTAAACTTTCCAATAAGTTATCGGGATAGAAATACATCGGAAAAGGGTTCTGTAATAAAACTCCACTTCTTTTACTTATCCGAAGATACCCATCTGGTTTTTTCCAGATAATTCTGTCCCGATAACGAAAACCAGCATTCTGAAGTATTTTTGTTGCATCGGCAACAATAGGATATTTTGTTCCATTAACCAACATATCGTCAATATTTAAAACCAAAATTCTACCCTCAGATAAAACCCGGAATGATTCGTTTGCAAATCTTTGTAAAACACCTAAATATTGATCGTAATTATTAAACAATCCCTGATAATCAAAAGGGGCATTAAAATAAGGAGGGGACGTAATTATTAAATGAATACTTTCATTTAATAGTTCTTCCATACTCATGCAATTGCCAAAAATTAGTTTATGGTGTGTATTCATTTCACATCTGGCATCATTATCCGATAAAATATTATAAATTAAGTAGGCACGTTATTTAAAAAAAAAAAAATAGATATAAAAAGCAAATTTAACTTATTCTTTAATCCATCTCAGCAAAAATCGCATTATAAATAAAACTGATACTTTCGCCTATACCAAATTCAAGTTGTTTTTTTGTTGCTATAAGTTCATCTTCTGTCAGCGCTCTTCCCATTTTTTCAAGAGCTTCATACTGCACATCTTCTTTGGTGATACAGTACATTATTTCTCTTCTTTCAATATTATTGGCTTCCATAATGTAGTTATTTTCCCCAGTAAAAATACAACTCTTTCGAATTTATTCCGGTCTCAGGATATTGAAAAATTCTCCTCAAAACCTCATTCCTTTCATATAAAAAAAAACCATTTTACACCCTTAAAACCATTACTTGGCACTCCTGTTTTTTAGCGGATTTTTATAAAATCCCGGCGAATATCCTCCAAAACCCTGCGTTTGAAAAGTCGCTTACTTTTCCCCTTTTTTTCATTATATCTTTACTTGTTCATTTCAGCATTACCCTCATGCCATTACAAGACTTAATAAAACTAATTACTAACTAAATCCATCAAAACAATGAAAAGTACCAGCGAAACCGGACACGCCAAAAATGTCGCCGGATTAAAAAAAATAATAGAGGAATGCCTATCTTTACAAAAAAACTACCAGCCTTCCAATTCAGCTATTACCCTCACTGCTCTTTCAAGTACAGCCAATGCTGCACAGGAAGCTATGGAGGCAGTAAGCAACACCAAACCAGTCTTCGATAACGCCATAGACGTGCGTAATGTCGAAGGCAACAACATGTCTGTCCTGATTACCCGTTCTATGGGTTCTTTAATCTCTTCAGGTGCATCAGAACAATCCATTGCAAATGTAAAAACCATCTACAACAAAATTAAAGGATACAGTAAAAAAGATAAAAACGGTCAACCCGAAACCCCACCCATCGAAACAGAAGATAAAACCATCATAGCCATTTCCATTTCACAGCAAAGTTTCGATATGCGTTTAGCCCATTTCGGCGACTTTATCGAAACCTTAAAAAACGAACCTAAATACCAGCCCAACGAGGCCGATTTAACAATTACTGCACTCGAAACAATGTACAATAATCTTAATACTTTAAATAAAATAGCAACGGATGTTTCTATCGTTTATAAAAATGCCATCATTGCAAGGAACAAAATTTTATACGCCCCCGGAACCGGCATTGTTGACCTTAGCAAAAAAGTAAAAGCTTATCTGCTTTCAGTTTTAGGCGCAACCGACCCCGTTTACAAGCGTATTAAAGCCATTCCTTTTAAAAAGTTGATTTAAACTCCAAACTCCTCTTCCCCCTCCCGTTTTGGAAAGCCATCGAAAAACACAAAATAATCCGGTGGCTTTCCCATTTTTAAAACCGTCTCCTCCCCAATTGATACAGCTTCGTAAGCCCTACCTAAAAAACCATTTACACAACTTATCGTACACTCTCCAATTAACTAAGTTAACACATTAACTAATTTTTAAAATGCTACTCCTTTTTTCCAACCACTACCTCTTCATTCACAACTTACACCTCGTTTTTTCTAACATATACCTCTGTTTTACCGATTGATATTTCTTTTTCTCCAACCACTACTTCTTCATTCACGATATACACCTCATTTTATCTAATATTTGTCTCATTTTTACAGATAGATACTTCTTTTTTCTCGACCGCTACCCTATTTTTCACAATCACTACTGCTCGTTTTTTAACCTCTACCTCTTTTTCCCGATTGCTACTTCATATCAGACAATTGCTATTTAATTTCCATCAAACTCTCCCAACAACTTTTGCATCTTTGCATGAAAACCAGCGCCCATTACCCCGCTGCTACCTCTTCCCTCCCGACCGATAATAATAAATTGATTTTTAAAAA from Lentimicrobiaceae bacterium carries:
- a CDS encoding DNA adenine methylase; protein product: MIKSPLRYPGGKSRAVNLISTLIPDFDEYREPFVGGGSVFVYLKQNFPNKKFWINDIYNNLYLFWKETKNRTDELLLQIKTWKRETKEGKDLFVFLNANIDKFDDLKKAAAFFAFNRITFSGTTESGGFSNAAFQKRYTESSIERVKQLSKILPDTKITNFDYQEVVEANGKNVFIFLDPPYFSATKSALYGKNGNLHKGFDHERFSQVMKNTTHKWLITYDDSPYIRELFSFANIFSWDLSYGMRNVNKNSSQTGKELFISNYLNSITNNTHEIRQLEIFDRIISY
- a CDS encoding PorT family protein — translated: MKIRPAIPVFLVLLLLTPFALRAQKHGVLNQPEYDERPYHFGFLLAINQMNFTVKTNEGLSNVLYTTQQAPDIYSDSARLLGIEANPSLGFTIGIVSNLRLAKYADLRFVPSLSFGERQIEYSTQNYSAGESNQIKLRKSIQTSYIELPFLIKYKAKRINNVRPYIIGGVDYTIDLATQKKKKDNPNNVQVDIVRNDVHGILGTGFDFYNYWFKLGIELKMAYGFNDIIKRENNIYTEGIDKLSSKMFQISFTFE
- a CDS encoding NAD(P)/FAD-dependent oxidoreductase yields the protein MQKELELVLSPEEAADENQIRRKAAKVLHIHPEKINVLHFLRRSVDARSSSIKIKLKILVFSGEDFPEGLKIQKKNYPDVSKSKQVIIVGTGPAGLFAALTLIMHGIKPVLIERGRKVQSRKADIALLNRNQSLNLDSNYCFGEGGAGTFSDGKLYTRSTKRGNVNDILRTFIEHGANPEILFDAHPHIGSDKLPAIITAIRNTILNAGGIFHFDTRITGFCIKNQRITGVTDSKGNLYDGTAVILATGHSACDIYELLYHNNIVIEAKPLAMGVRVEHPQTLINEIQYHSPQHSPLLPAATYTLVEQVDGRGVFSFCMCPGGTIVPAATGNQQIVVNGMSNSRRNSPYANSGIVVAVDMPDIAASQFSGPLATLHYQQEAEKHAFEAANNNQVAPAQRLTDFVSGKLSSSLPNTSYHPGVVSMPVHELLPEGISVRLQKAFTLFNRKMKGFLTGEALVVAIESRTSSPVRIPRNEITFEHVQIKNLYPCGEGAGYAGGIVSSAIDGVNCAKAIATKR
- a CDS encoding site-specific DNA-methyltransferase, with the translated sequence MEELLNESIHLIITSPPYFNAPFDYQGLFNNYDQYLGVLQRFANESFRVLSEGRILVLNIDDMLVNGTKYPIVADATKILQNAGFRYRDRIIWKKPDGYLRISKRSGVLLQNPFPMYFYPDNLLESLLIFQKGKFDYRSIKQEKKELSRIDKKVFQEKGWHKTLWEMTNVLPGSPLEKGIAAFPDELPNRIIKLFSYVGENVLDPFVGSGTTMKIARQLNRNSVGYEIIRDLEKIIRVKVGFDLQSNESNSGDSFEIVERKNGKYRYVCLEYIEKKKLVPIKI
- the ubiE gene encoding bifunctional demethylmenaquinone methyltransferase/2-methoxy-6-polyprenyl-1,4-benzoquinol methylase UbiE; translated protein: MPEHNKKNIPATHETISEAGEDVCRMFDEIAPHYDFLNHFLSMGIDRCWRKKVIKAARNHHPQTLLDVAAGTADLTIALATLPGISITGIDISEAMLAEGRKKVNQRQPDKNIILLQGDSENLPFADATFDMVTVAFGVRNFEHLEKGLAEMLRVLKKGGQLLVLEFSMPEKTLFKQLYHLYFKYFVPFIGAKISGHRFAYSYLPATVQKFPKNDTFVNILRQIGFTNAAFKPLTFGIVCLYSAEK
- a CDS encoding bifunctional ADP-heptose synthase; the encoded protein is MVSNEQIREIFARFSRQKALIIGDVMVDTYVRGKVERISPEAPVPVLAVSQRENLLGGAANVALNIKSLAATPILCSVVGNDEQGDLFLSLLEKENLPTTCICRSNQRSTTTKFRFIGNNAHLLRVDDEMTHDIAETDENILLGKIRDTLASLPIDVVIFQDYNKGVITPRIISEVTKMAKRYAIPITVDPKKKNFTAYCGVSLFKPNLKELKEGLNMDVGARNFAQLQQAAQKLHLNQQVDNVMFTLSESGIFMSSKQPDASCEAFTIPAHLRSITDVSGAGDTVISVASLCLAQQASPWLTAALSNLAGGLVCEFIGVVPVDIQRMQEEALQLNQ